A window of Polyodon spathula isolate WHYD16114869_AA chromosome 22, ASM1765450v1, whole genome shotgun sequence contains these coding sequences:
- the LOC121296854 gene encoding coiled-coil domain-containing protein 117-like isoform X2: protein MSGASSQALDSLKPGEENVPRTMLAHSWPTIGGHRTPLVPEDLNFQNRAAEDCFQSGDPGLNAQLLTKHSEINWLPTSLSCGNNKKRQHSDVGMIGRNCKTIKINPVSSSRYVSCERRYQRKHKREHDEETATPRKRQATEEMVRASFQAPSFLPEGVAPQHCWGDLSASPQQPAELEGQAAHMEVEGRESMKHWGAAHRRLQEIEDSIIVEDDDEDLETASTNSSFPVLVMSDTLREGLKQGLGDVIPRKIAQSLNHSCMEMVIWRPPEDVLCSKQRESIERLRQSTDSSLVAGAPVLKGGDIELQQHPAQTPVYRDLSQHSCTEEDMEL from the exons ATGAGCGGCGCCTCCTCACAAGCACTGGACAGTCTGAAGCCAGGAGAGGAAAACGTACCCAG GACGATGCTGGCCCACAGCTGGCCCACAATTGGCGGCCACCGAACCCCACTTGTGCCGGAGGATTTAAACTTTCAGAACCGCGCTGCGGAGGATTGCTTCCAGTCGGGAGACCCAGGTTTGAATGCACAGCTGCTCACAAAGCATTCGGAAATAAACTGGCTTCCTACTAGCCTGAGTtgtggaaataataaaaaacgtCAACACAGTGATGTTGGAATGATAGGACGGAACTGTAAAACTATTAAGATTAACCCCGTCTCATCGTCTCGATATGT GAGCTGTGAAAGACGCTACCAAAGAAAGCATAAGAGGGAACACGATGAAGA GACTGCCACTCCCAGGAAGAGGCAAGCTACAGAAGAGATGGTGAGAGCCTCATTCCAAGCGCCCTCCTTTCTCCCTGAGGGTGTGGCCCCTCAGCACTGCTGGGGAGACCTCAGTGCCAGCCCCCAGCAGCCTGCAGAGCTGGAGGGGCAGGCAGCCCACATGGAGGTGGAggggagggagagtatgaagcaTTGGGGGGCAGCACACAGGAGACTGCAGGAGATTGAAGACAG TATAATTGTGGAGGATGACGACGAGGACTTAGAAACTGCAAGTACGAATTCTAGCTTCCCTGTGCTGGTCATGTCAGACACCCTTCGGGAAGGATTGAAACAGGGACTCGGGGACGTGATACCACGGAAAATAGCACAGTCCCT GAACCACTCGTGTATGGAGATGGTGATATGGAGACCCCCAGAGGATGTTCTGTGCAGCAAACAGAGAGAATCAATAGAGAGGCTCAGGCAGAGTACAGACTCCAGTCTTGTAGCAGGGGCTCCGGTGTTGAAGGGCGGGGATATTGAGCTCCAGCAACACCCTGCACAGACCCCAGTGTACAGAGATCTCAGCCAGCACAGCTGCACCGAGGAGGATATGGAGCTTTAG
- the LOC121296854 gene encoding coiled-coil domain-containing protein 117-like isoform X1, producing MSGASSQALDSLKPGEENVPSRTMLAHSWPTIGGHRTPLVPEDLNFQNRAAEDCFQSGDPGLNAQLLTKHSEINWLPTSLSCGNNKKRQHSDVGMIGRNCKTIKINPVSSSRYVSCERRYQRKHKREHDEETATPRKRQATEEMVRASFQAPSFLPEGVAPQHCWGDLSASPQQPAELEGQAAHMEVEGRESMKHWGAAHRRLQEIEDSIIVEDDDEDLETASTNSSFPVLVMSDTLREGLKQGLGDVIPRKIAQSLNHSCMEMVIWRPPEDVLCSKQRESIERLRQSTDSSLVAGAPVLKGGDIELQQHPAQTPVYRDLSQHSCTEEDMEL from the exons ATGAGCGGCGCCTCCTCACAAGCACTGGACAGTCTGAAGCCAGGAGAGGAAAACGTACCCAG CAGGACGATGCTGGCCCACAGCTGGCCCACAATTGGCGGCCACCGAACCCCACTTGTGCCGGAGGATTTAAACTTTCAGAACCGCGCTGCGGAGGATTGCTTCCAGTCGGGAGACCCAGGTTTGAATGCACAGCTGCTCACAAAGCATTCGGAAATAAACTGGCTTCCTACTAGCCTGAGTtgtggaaataataaaaaacgtCAACACAGTGATGTTGGAATGATAGGACGGAACTGTAAAACTATTAAGATTAACCCCGTCTCATCGTCTCGATATGT GAGCTGTGAAAGACGCTACCAAAGAAAGCATAAGAGGGAACACGATGAAGA GACTGCCACTCCCAGGAAGAGGCAAGCTACAGAAGAGATGGTGAGAGCCTCATTCCAAGCGCCCTCCTTTCTCCCTGAGGGTGTGGCCCCTCAGCACTGCTGGGGAGACCTCAGTGCCAGCCCCCAGCAGCCTGCAGAGCTGGAGGGGCAGGCAGCCCACATGGAGGTGGAggggagggagagtatgaagcaTTGGGGGGCAGCACACAGGAGACTGCAGGAGATTGAAGACAG TATAATTGTGGAGGATGACGACGAGGACTTAGAAACTGCAAGTACGAATTCTAGCTTCCCTGTGCTGGTCATGTCAGACACCCTTCGGGAAGGATTGAAACAGGGACTCGGGGACGTGATACCACGGAAAATAGCACAGTCCCT GAACCACTCGTGTATGGAGATGGTGATATGGAGACCCCCAGAGGATGTTCTGTGCAGCAAACAGAGAGAATCAATAGAGAGGCTCAGGCAGAGTACAGACTCCAGTCTTGTAGCAGGGGCTCCGGTGTTGAAGGGCGGGGATATTGAGCTCCAGCAACACCCTGCACAGACCCCAGTGTACAGAGATCTCAGCCAGCACAGCTGCACCGAGGAGGATATGGAGCTTTAG